ACGAAATCAACTACGAGCGCCGCGAAAACTACGCCGACCCAGACGGAGATGTATGGGCCATTAGCGAGTATCGCGGTCGCTACGGCGGTGTTCTCGGTGCGTCTACGGTTCAGCAAATCGAACGCAAGAACCGCGAAGCGTGGCGGTCGTTCTTCAGCCTCAAGAAGAAGGGCGAAGCCTACGGCAAACCCGGGTACTGGGGCAACGCCGAGGACGGCCGAGAACTCCGCACGTACATCCGCAATACGTCGTACTCCGTCGAGTGGGGCGAATACTCTCGTCTTGAAATCCTCGTCGGCAATGACCTCAAAGACGAGTACGGTCTTGGATACCGCGAACGTCTCCGGGTCGAAGTCCGGGGCGACCCCAACTGGGACGAGTACGACAAGCAGGGCCGGTTAGAGTTGTTCTTGGACGAGCAAGCACAATCGTTCAGGGCCTTTCAGCCAGTTACTATCGACGATTCTCGGCTGGCATCACCACTGGCTTCGGAAGAAGCCGCTCTGGATATTGGTGCTAACAACCTCGTCGCCTGTACGACCACGACCGGCACGCAACTGCTGTACGAAGGGCGCGACCTGTTCGAGCGATTCCGCGAGTCGACGCGGGAAATCGCCCGCCTCCAATCTCTGTTGGAGGACGGTCGATACAGTAGCCACCGTATCCGACGCCTGTACGACCGACGTACCAAGCGCCGTGACCACGCTCAAGACGCACTCGCCCGCGACCTTATCAAACGTCTATACGACGAAGGCGTTTCGACAGTGTATGTCGGGGCGTTGACGGACGTACTCTCAACGCACTGGTCGGTGGAGGCGAACGCGAAGACGCACAATTTCTGGGCGTTCCGAGCGTTCGTGAATCGACTGGCGTGTACCGCCGAAGAATACGGTATGTCGGTCGAGGTTCGGTCGGAGGCATGGACGAGTCAGGAGTGTCCCAACTGTGGTTCGACGGAGGATACGACGCGCCACAGAGACACGCTGACGTGTCCGTGTGGATTCGAGGGGCATGCAGACCTCACAGCGTCAGAGACGTTCTTGAGACGTCATCAGAACTCTTCGAGTTCTGATTGGCGAACGAGACACGGAGTATCTCGTCAACGGCAGACGACGGTAACACGGTCGATGGCACGGCCTGTATGCCTCAAGTGGGACGACCATGATTGGTCAGAGTCATCACGCTCAGTTCCCAACGAGGAGCATACGAACCCGCAAGTTGCCTCCGTGGGTCGGTAAGCGATACCCCCAGCGCGAGGAAACCTCGCCGTTTACGGCGAGGAGGATGTCATGCGTGACCCTGACGATTGATTACAGGTCGTTCGCGTTAAGTGACTTGGCGGGGCCTTTGCATTTGTAGTTACAGCACAGCCATTTTCGACTGGCTGTACAAGATATGCGCGATCTATTCAGCATGGTTGCTAAAACCCACTCAGACGAACAGTTCATCGAATCCATATAAATGGCGCTTTATTGACGAGAAGTGTAGAACCGCACAGTGTACGTTGAACTTATCAGACCCGGAGTCCACTCGCATTCGTATGAGCGATCAGACGGGGACAGATAAGGGGGGCTTCTGGGGGGGCGATGGCGGTGGGCAGGCGCTCCAACGGTGTCAGAACCTCGTTAAAACGGTCAGCGACGGCATCTATCAGCTCAATGCCGACGGTCGATTCGTTGCTGTCGACGATGGTGTCATCGGGATGACGGGGTACACACGCGACTTTCTTCTCGGTGAACACGTCTCGGTCTTGTTGGATAAATCGGACGTCGCCCGCATCCAAGACGTGATTTGCGACCGTCTTGAGACCGATGCCGGCGACACCCCCTACGAGATCGTTATCGAAACAGCCGACGGAGCTCGGATTCCGTGCGAACTACATATCAACCGTCTCGTCGATGGAGACGAGTTCGAGGGTACCGTTGGCGTCGTCCGGGACATCACCGAGCACAAGGAATCTCAGCGGAAACTCAAAGAGTCTGAGCGACGCTACCGGACACTAGTGGAGAATTTTCCAAACGGCGCTGTCACACTCGTCGACGAGGACCTCCAGTACCGGACCGTCGGCGGCAGCCCCCTCGACGTGGCGGGCCTTACGGTCGAGGAGGTGGAAGGGCAGTCGGTGAGCGAGATCCTGCCGCCGGAGTTGGCCGACGAACTCGTCCCGTGTTACGAAGCCGCGTTCGAGGGGGACTCCAGCACGTTCCAAGCTGAATCCAACGACCGAGTCTACCAGTTCCAGGTCGTGCCAGTCTACGATGACGACGGCGATGTCTTCGCGGCGCTCGGGATGTCCCAAGACAGAACCGAACGCGAGGAGGCCCAGCGCAGACTTGCGGAGAGCGAGCAGCGGTACCGGACGCTCATCGAAAACTTCCCGAACGGCGCGGTGGGGCTGTTCAACGAAGATTTGGAGTACACTGCCGTCGGCGGGCGGCTTCTGGATACGCTCGGCATGGAGCCCGAAGACCGCATCGGCCACCGGATCCAGGAACTCCATCCGGAGGGCTTTCTCGACCAGATCGAACCGCACTTCCGGACTGCACTCGAGGGCGAGTCGAGCGCCTTCATGGTCGAGTACCGCGATCAGTATTTATCAGCCTATACCCTCCCGGTGAGGAACACCAATGGCGACATCTATGCGGGTATGGTCGTCGTGCAGGATATCACCGACCGTAAGGAAATGGAGCAGGACCTCCAGAGAAGTGAGGCCCGGTTTCGTATGATCACGGAGAATCTCGACGAAATCGTCTGGATGGCCACCCCGGACGCCCAAGAGTTCATCTACCTGAACCCCGCCTTCGAGAAGGTATGGGGGCTGGATCGCAAGCAACTTTACGACGAGCCGCTGTCGTTTCTCGACGCAATCCACGAGGCAGATCGCGAGCACATTCGAAAGCAGTTCACCGCGCTGTCTGAAACGGACTTCGATGAGCAGTTCCGCATCGTCCGCCCCAACGGCGAGATTCGATGGGTGCATGCCCGGGGAACCAGAGTGACGGATGGCGGGATTACCCGCATCGTCGGTACCGGCCAAGACGTCACCGAGCGCAAGGAGCAAGAGCGTGCTCTCGAACGAGCGCTGGACCTGCTTGAGCGGACCGAGCGGGTCGCGGACGTCGGTGGCTGGGAAATCAACACGAAGTCGATGGACGTGTTCTGGACCGATCACACGTTCGACCTGCTGGAGGTGACCGCCGACGAGGAACCTCCGTTGGAGGAGGCCCTTGACATGTATCACGACGAGGACCAACCAAACGTCGAGGCTGCCGTAGAGACCGCGCTGGACTCGGGCGAACCCTTCGACGTGGAGGTCCGGATCCGGACGGGCAGCGACGACGTACGGTGGCTCAGGCTTCAGGGGGTCCCCGAAACCGACGATGGCGACGTCGTGTCGCTCCGAGGAGCTGCCCAGGATATCACCAAGCGTAAACAGCGTGAGCAGCAACTCGAAGAAAGCGAGACACGGTTCCGGATGCTCGCGGAGAACCTCAAGGAAATGGTCTGGATCTCCGATCCCGAGACCCGGGATATCCTCTATATCAACCCCGCCTACGAAGAGATCTGGGCGCGTGACCGGGAGTCGCTGTACGACGATCCCACCACGTTCCTTGAGACAGTTCACTCGGACGACCGCGAGCGTGTAGAGCAGTCGTACGCTGCCGTGCCGGACGAACGATTCGACGAGGAATACCGCATCGTTCAACCCGACGGTGCGGTTCGGTGGCTCTCTGTTCGGGCTGACCCAGTCCGAAGTGAGGGGAGAGAGCGGGTCATTGGCATCGCCGAGGACGTGACCGAGCGCAAGGAACGCGAACGAGCACTTGAGGAGTCTGAACGGCGCTACCGGACGCTCGTTGAGAACTTCCCCAACGGTGCGGTCGGTCTCTACAACCAGAACCTGAAGTACACTGCTGTCGGTGGCCAGCTTCTGGACACGACCGGTGTCAAACCAGAGGACCGCATCGGTAGCACCGTCTACGATTTATATCCCGACGAACTCGTCGAGGAGATCGAACCCTATTTCCACGCCGCGCTCGACGGTGAGACCAATTCCTTCGAGACCGAGTTCTACGACAGGCATCTCTACGCCCACACACTCCCAGTAAGGAACGCCGACGACGAGGTGTTCGCAGGGATGCTCGTCGTCCAGGATGTCACCGAGCGCCGAGAGTACCAGCGGCAACTCGAAGCGTCGAACGAGCGCTTAGAGCAGTTCGCGTACGCAGCGTCTCATGACCTGCAAGAACCGCTGCGGATGGTCTCGAGCTACATCCAGCTCATCGACCAGCGGTACGGCGACGCCTTCGACGAAGACGGCCGGGAGTTCATCGAATTCGCCGTCGACGGGGCCGACAGAATGCGCGAGATGATCGAGGCGCTGTTACAGTACTCGCGGGTCGATACCCGGGGAGACCCCTTCGAGCCGGTCGACCTTGAGGAGGTGTTCGCGGACGTCAGCCACGACTTGCAGGTGAAAATCCAAGAGACTGACGCCGATATCACAGCCGAGGACCTCCCCCAAGTCTACGGCGATGCCAGCCAGCTCAATCAAGTCTTCCAGAATCTGCTGGACAACTCGATCGAGTACAGTGGCGACGAACCACCGCGAGTGCACATCTCTGCCGAGCGGGATGGCAACCAGTGGATTATTTCGGTCAGCGACGAGGGAATCGGAATCGACCCTGTCGACGCCGATAAGGTGTTCGAGGTGTTCCAGAGCCTCCACGGCCACGAAGATTCCGGAACCGGGATCGGGTTGGCGTTAGTCGAGCGCATCGTCGAGCGCCACGACGGAGATATCTGGGTGGACTCTACGCTCGGCGAAGGCGCCACCTTCTCGTTTACCTTGCCAGCAGTGAGTAAAACCGATGAGTGACCGCGAGGACGCCCGGCGGATGTCCTGTTGGTAGCGGACACCCCCGGCGAAATCCGCCTCACTGAGGAGGCATTCAAAGAGGGCAATATCGCCAACTCCCTCCACGTGGTGACCGACGGTGCCGAGGCGCTCGAATTCATCTACGAGCGCGGCGACAACACAGACACACCGCGCCCTGACATCATCCTGCTGGATTTGACCCTCTCGCGAAAGAACGGCAACGAGGTGCTCACGGAGAGACGAGATGACGATGATCCCCCGACCATTCCGGGCATCATCTTGACGAGTTCGGAGGCAGTCAGCGGTTGTCTGCTGAATAGAGAGGGTGTATTCATCAGAACCGGTTTATAGAACTCTATTGAATAATGCGTATGGTGTCAAGTTTTCCTCAAGGAGCAAGGGAGCTTGTCCTGACGCTCAGGTGGTGGATTTTGGCAACTCTCCTTCTCGCTTTCTCAGCCCTTTTTCTTCCACTTTCAGAATCTCCGTTTTTCTTCGGAGCCTCTCTCGCCCTTCTCTTGTGGCTACTTGGAAAATATCTCTCTTAGAGGTCTGTACTGGGTGATTTGAGTCGTTCGTACCGAACGCGGAGTTCGTAACTCGATGCGCGCCCTCTGTTCAGCAGTCGGTGAGCGAACTCCTCAACCAATGTCAGTAACGGAGTGCAAGATACAGAGGGTGAATTTATCAGCAGCACAGGTTAACCAGATGACCAATGACTGATTGGGAACAGGTTGTTGAGGAACTTCAGGAGGCGGGTTATTCGGGGTTTGAGTTTGAGAGTGGTGAAACAGCAGTGCCGGGGTTATCTGGAGAATGGATCGCTGGAGATATCGTACGTGAAGGCGGACTACGTCGTGAGAATCAATCCCTCTGGATACGAATTTGGGATTCACTTCCGGGCAGCGGGGGTGCCGTCTCTACTAACCCAGAGGCTGCACCTGAAAGTATCCGCAACATCGCAAAAAGGCATGAATTAGAAATTGTAACAATCAGTGTCAAAAAGGGTAGCGTCCGTATCGCACTTTGCGACTCTTCAGCGAAGCCGTCTGCGTAGAGCTGGCCGATTCGCGCGCTCTATTCAGCACGACCGCTAAAACCTCCCCAGCTGTTGTCAAAATTCGCGTGCTGAATACAGAGGGTATATCAATCATTCTCTGGAAGGCACACTTTTGCTCTGTTGAGTTGAGAAACACACATGATGACCCTCCCCGCGAAGCCCATCTCCTCCCCGAAATGGGGTCGTTCAGTCGGGCTGGCTGTAAGTGCGAGTGCGGTATATACGATGGTAGTATACGGTTATTTGGCACACCCCTCGTCACAGTACTCTGTTCCTGAACCACTCTGGTTGCGCTTCGGTTGGGACGTGTTCCTCGCCTGTGGGACGATCGGGGTTCCCATCGTACTCTGGATTCACTACGGGCGCAAGACCCCTTTCGTCATCATGTGTTGTATACTGATGTTCTGGCACATCGGCCTTCCCGTTCTCACATCCCTCTCTGGAAAAGCACTGGATATTGGTGGGTTCTCATTTGTGTTCATGCTCGCCCCACTCCACGTTATTCTCTATCTTCTCGCCGCACAGCTTGAGCGCGATTTCAGAAACTCGCTTTTTCGTATCCTCGACGAATCGCTCTGAGCGAACACAGAACCGATGTTGAAAGAGATGCGCGTTGTATTCAGCAGCCGGTGAGCGAACTCCTCAATCGCTGTCAGTAACGGAGTGCAAGATACAGAGGGTGTATCCAGCACCCTGGTCATGTTCATTTCAGGCCTAATAACTGAACCAGCCGTTTGCTGATTCTACGTATTCATCATCGAAACCCTTCCCCTGAGAGACACCATGAAGTGATAGCAGGGCTCATCAGATCGTGAGTTGTTTCATCGGCCTGCAGAGCAAGGAGCCCATCAGTCGATGGTTGATATTCCACTCAAGCTGACACCCGACCCGGCTCACCAGGGTTTTGCAATCATCACGTACACGATGGCAGCGAACACCATACCAGCAGCAGCGCCGAGGACGATGCCCGCGAGCGCCAGGCGACGGTAGCCACCGTCCTCGGCGTCTCCGTCCTCGAGCATCCGGAGCTGGCGGGTCACGACCCACGCGTACGCGAGCATCGCCACGAACACGACTGTCCAGAGCACGGCGGCGACCACGATCCACCCCAATGTCAGCGGCAGCCCCCCGACCCAAGCGGTGGCCACGCCCGTTATCGGGATGAGCACCAGGCCCGGGAGCACGAACCGGAGGTGGAACTGGCGCACCTGGCGCAGCACGAAGCCTTCGTGCTCATCCCGAGCTGCGAACTCGATCCAGAACCCCGAGCCGGCACTCATGCCGCCGACGAGCAAGACCAACATGACGTGTACGAACTTCGTCGTCGTGTACCAATCGACCATCAGTGCCTGCCTCGTAGCGTAATGTGGAGCGTGCACGTGTCAGCGTGGCCAACATCCAGAGAGTGAGGCACGGTTTTAACGCCAATATCGATGTCGAATCTCCCGCTCTCGGATTCACTGACCTTGATCATGGTGCTTCCTAGATTGTCTCCGCGTTTGTAAGTGACCAACACGCGCCCTGTATTCAGCACATCTACAGAAGTCTACTTACTCTGTGTCAGAAACACTGTGCGAGATACAGAGGGTATTTTCAGCAGATGGTCATCGTTCGTTTCAACCCGTAAGCGCCGAAACAGCCGTTAGGTAGGCGTGCGAATCTACTAAGGTGAGAAAATATTTATCAAACGTACTATGATTTTTGCACATGAAACGGCGAGCCCTCCTCTCCACCGCTCTTGGGTGCAGTATCTCCATGTCTGGATGTCTCAGCGGCGTCGGGGGGCAAGGTGGAGAAGGTACGACCGTTGAAATCATCCCGAGTAACAGTACCAATCAACAAATTTCCCTCAATGTAGCCGTCTACGCGACCGATGGCTCTCTGTTACTTAACCACTCGTACACGTTGCCTCCAGGACATTCTGATGAATCACAGGGTGTCGAAGATCGCGTTGACTACCTTACTGTTTCACTCAACAACGGGGAAGAAGTGAGACACGAGTACAACCCCGATATAGACATCTGTTCAATTGATGGAGAAGACGTTCAAATCGATATTGAACCAGAAGGCATCACGTTCAGCTACTCGTGTTAACTCCACACGCAACGCCGAATCCGAGCGAATTGAGTGACCGATACGCGCTGTGTATTCAGCAGTCGATGAGCGAACTCCCCAACCGCTGTCAGTAACGGAGTGCAAGATACAGAGGGTGTATTCAGCGGATTCTGAGGATGACAGCGACCGCAACCAGAGTGGCGAAAGTCAATCCCGAGAGGGTCAAGATACCGAGTACACCACCGATTTCGAGGGCTACAACCGCACCTGCCATTGCCAACAGTCCAGCGACTAAGAGTGCAACCCGAAATCGGAGGTATCCTCCAATAATGCGGGTGTTCCAAAGGAAATGCAGAGGGCCACGCATATTTTGACTCCTCGTTCGACTCCCAAATAAACGTCGCAAGATTCGCGCTGTGTATTCAGCAGTCGATGAGCGAACTTCCCAACCGCTGTCAGTAACGGAGTGCAAGAGACAGAGGGTGTATTGAGTAGAGTAATACATACAAAAGAGACAGATTCTGATGGGTGGGTTCTGACCTACCCGAAGAGAACTTCCAATTTCGCAGATTTCCTCGTCTACTATAATAAGACGGCAATGTTTTCCGTCTTCTATGGCGTACACTGCCTGATGGACGAAGAGCCCGAGCAGTCTGAGCAATCCGAGCAGTCCGAGAGCGGGCAGGCACAACAACGAGCCGTCGATAACTACATCCAAACTGTCCAGCCGCCACCGGCGGACATTCTGGAGATGGATTTCGTCTTCGATGCGCTCGCACACCCACGGCGGCGCTACATCCTCTACTCGCTCCTCTCAAAGTCGCGCTGGTCGCTCACAGAGTTGGCGACGAAACTCGTCGCATGGGAGCACGGAATCCCCGAGGAGGATATTTCCAACTTCGACCGCAACGAGATGTACACTTCCCTCTATCATTCTCACATTCCGAAGCTGATGGAGTTGGACATCGTCGAGTTCAACGATGGTGAGGTCGAGGAGACAATCGTCGCAGACTTCAACGCCATACAGGTACTCTCGGTATTACAAGGAGCAGGGGCGAGCCTCGACAGCGCACAGGAAATCCACGCACGGCGGGACTATCATGGAGGGTAACTCCGATGGACGATGATTCAGAGAAACCAATGTCAACAGAGAGTCCCAAGAAAAAACAGAGGAGAGTCAGCATGAATGGCGAAACGGCGGGCGAAGACTGGACCTTTGAGACACAAGCCCACTACGACCCGGACGAGCAACGCGACCTGACCACTGTCATCATCGGTGCAATCGCGGAGGTCGAGGAGGTCAAGATTGTGGATATCAAAGAGCCACCGCTCTACGAGGTGGTTGACACCGAAAGCGTCGAAGGTGCCCTGTTTGGCCGTCCTGAGGCTACCCGTAACGGTACTCAATCAAAAACCGAGTTCCGCTACAGGAACCACAAGGTAAGCGTAGATGCTGATGGATGGATAACCGTCTTTAGTCCTGTCGAGAAGCCACTGCCAGACGAGGAGTAATGATGGGAGTGAGGTAACTACGCAGGTGTGGTTCCCACCCAATTTCAATAGCTGTGTAGGATACGCGCCCTGTATTCAGCACGACTGTAGATACCTCCTCATTCCCTGTCAGAAGTTGTGTGCTGAATACAGAGAGTGTAGTCACTAATTCAGGCAGGCAATCTGTGCTCCCAGCGGTCGCAGGAACAGTATATGCCCACGAGAAACGTAGTCTATCGGCATGGCTGAGCGAGTCCCGTTCGATACCTGGGCACGATTCTACGACACAACCCTGCCAGAAGATCGACCTGACCGACCGTTCTTCCTGGAGTTCTGCCGCAATCACGAGGGACCGGTTCTCGAACTCGGGTGTGGGACGGGAGACATCTATCTCGACCTATTGGCCGAGAACATCGATGCGTACGGGATTGACATCTCGACTGAGATGCTGGATACTCTGCGCCGGAACGCGTCAGAGCGGGGGTTGGAAGCGAAGGTAACACAGGCCGACATCACTGACTTCTCATTCGACGTCACGTTTGGGACAATTATTGGTCCACTGAATATCGTTCGTCATGTCACGTCTCTCGCCGACCAACGTGCGGTATTCCGAAACGTGTCTGACGCACTGGGCGTTGGTGGGCAGTTCGTCTTCTGGATCAATCTCCCCGATTTCGATGAACTATGCGATCAGCGAGACGGGTCGCAGACGACCCAGCAGTTCGACCACGACAGCCGAAAGTACGAACTGGGGATTCGAATCGAACTGACTGATACCATAGACCAGACGGTTACCTACGAGTTCGAATACACGGACATCGAAATCGGCGAACATGTAGCGTCGATGGAGTTCGAGATGGCACTCATCCCGAAACAACAGTTCGACCTACTACTCGAGGATACAGGTTTCTCGGAGTGGACCTACTACAATGGACCAGAATTGAATCCACTGACATCGGTGCACGAACCGGTGATTTGTATTGCAAACTGGTGACTCGTCTGTTCTTCGAGAGCGTTCAAAGGTGACCGATACGCGCCTTCTATTCAGCAGCAACTGAACAACCTACTAGAGTTCTGTTTGGAAACCGTGTGCGAGATATAGAGGGTGTATGCAGCAGTAGAACTATCTACTATACGGGGTGTTTTGGACAAAACGACAGTTAGACAGTTTGTGCGTAGCTATCAGTCGCCGATAAATGCTATTGAATACCTTGCGAGTGGATAACATACATGGTGTAAAACATGGGTGATAGAAATCATCTTCACGCCTGTCGGCACTGCGGGAACGTGATGGCTACTTCATCAAGCAAGGGGCCACGAGAATGCTTCAATTGTGAGGGAAACGATTTCTCCCGTTACATGAGTATTCCCGAAGTACCTGCTGGAAGATAGCCGCTCTGTGTCACTCAGTTCGAGCCATTCCAAGATGACGACTGGTAAGTGACCGATTCGCGTCTTCTATTCAGCAGCATCTCTGTGAACTACCAAGGATGTGTTAGAAACATCGTGCAAGATACAGAGGGTTGTATGCAGCAGTGCAGTAATGTCTTGATTTGATGTATTATTCCCGTTCCCCAAATTCGTAGTGCAGATCCGCCAGCCGGGTAGAATTTGAAACCCAAACTACGACTACGAGCTCCATAGCAACTAATCGATTTCACAAGAGAAGACTCCAGGAGATACGCATTGACATGATAGAGACGTTGGTGACCTGTGAGTCCCACCCTTTGACGGCTACTGGATTTGATTTCGGATTTTGACTGCGGCAACAGTCAAGACAGCCACCATGGTGACCAAGCCAGAAACCCCGATACCGTCGAACACGGCGATTGAAAACATAAGGCCGAGGACACCAGCAACAAAACTCTCTGTAGAGTCAATAACCGCCATGAATAAGACCAAAAGTAACACGAATGGGATCATTCGGAGAACCCACTTCGTCAGGAATGGCAAAGAGGCCGAGTTGTCGAAATTGAGGGATACGATGATAGGGAAGAGTGTATTTACTAGTGGAGATGTAGCTAATCCAGAGAAGAAGGCAGCGACGACCTTCTCTCTATCCATAGGCGTCCGTTTCCAGGTTCCCGTATAACACTGACTAAAATGGGACTGAATGAACACCGCCTCGACACAACGAGTTCAGTGTGACCAAGATGCGCCCTCTATTCAGCACGGACCAATAAATTATCAGTAACTGAGGGTTTTCAA
This genomic stretch from Haloprofundus salilacus harbors:
- a CDS encoding RNA-guided endonuclease InsQ/TnpB family protein, producing the protein MKRANTFEVVPQSDEDEELLRRLLDASAALWNEINYERRENYADPDGDVWAISEYRGRYGGVLGASTVQQIERKNREAWRSFFSLKKKGEAYGKPGYWGNAEDGRELRTYIRNTSYSVEWGEYSRLEILVGNDLKDEYGLGYRERLRVEVRGDPNWDEYDKQGRLELFLDEQAQSFRAFQPVTIDDSRLASPLASEEAALDIGANNLVACTTTTGTQLLYEGRDLFERFRESTREIARLQSLLEDGRYSSHRIRRLYDRRTKRRDHAQDALARDLIKRLYDEGVSTVYVGALTDVLSTHWSVEANAKTHNFWAFRAFVNRLACTAEEYGMSVEVRSEAWTSQECPNCGSTEDTTRHRDTLTCPCGFEGHADLTASETFLRRHQNSSSSDWRTRHGVSRQRQTTVTRSMARPVCLKWDDHDWSESSRSVPNEEHTNPQVASVGR
- a CDS encoding DUF7344 domain-containing protein codes for the protein MDEEPEQSEQSEQSESGQAQQRAVDNYIQTVQPPPADILEMDFVFDALAHPRRRYILYSLLSKSRWSLTELATKLVAWEHGIPEEDISNFDRNEMYTSLYHSHIPKLMELDIVEFNDGEVEETIVADFNAIQVLSVLQGAGASLDSAQEIHARRDYHGG
- a CDS encoding HalOD1 output domain-containing protein; protein product: MDDDSEKPMSTESPKKKQRRVSMNGETAGEDWTFETQAHYDPDEQRDLTTVIIGAIAEVEEVKIVDIKEPPLYEVVDTESVEGALFGRPEATRNGTQSKTEFRYRNHKVSVDADGWITVFSPVEKPLPDEE
- a CDS encoding DUF2269 family protein; amino-acid sequence: MVDWYTTTKFVHVMLVLLVGGMSAGSGFWIEFAARDEHEGFVLRQVRQFHLRFVLPGLVLIPITGVATAWVGGLPLTLGWIVVAAVLWTVVFVAMLAYAWVVTRQLRMLEDGDAEDGGYRRLALAGIVLGAAAGMVFAAIVYVMIAKPW
- a CDS encoding class I SAM-dependent methyltransferase, producing the protein MAERVPFDTWARFYDTTLPEDRPDRPFFLEFCRNHEGPVLELGCGTGDIYLDLLAENIDAYGIDISTEMLDTLRRNASERGLEAKVTQADITDFSFDVTFGTIIGPLNIVRHVTSLADQRAVFRNVSDALGVGGQFVFWINLPDFDELCDQRDGSQTTQQFDHDSRKYELGIRIELTDTIDQTVTYEFEYTDIEIGEHVASMEFEMALIPKQQFDLLLEDTGFSEWTYYNGPELNPLTSVHEPVICIANW
- a CDS encoding PAS domain S-box protein; this translates as MTWRGLCICSYSTAIFDWLYKICAIYSAWLLKPTQTNSSSNPYKWRFIDEKCRTAQCTLNLSDPESTRIRMSDQTGTDKGGFWGGDGGGQALQRCQNLVKTVSDGIYQLNADGRFVAVDDGVIGMTGYTRDFLLGEHVSVLLDKSDVARIQDVICDRLETDAGDTPYEIVIETADGARIPCELHINRLVDGDEFEGTVGVVRDITEHKESQRKLKESERRYRTLVENFPNGAVTLVDEDLQYRTVGGSPLDVAGLTVEEVEGQSVSEILPPELADELVPCYEAAFEGDSSTFQAESNDRVYQFQVVPVYDDDGDVFAALGMSQDRTEREEAQRRLAESEQRYRTLIENFPNGAVGLFNEDLEYTAVGGRLLDTLGMEPEDRIGHRIQELHPEGFLDQIEPHFRTALEGESSAFMVEYRDQYLSAYTLPVRNTNGDIYAGMVVVQDITDRKEMEQDLQRSEARFRMITENLDEIVWMATPDAQEFIYLNPAFEKVWGLDRKQLYDEPLSFLDAIHEADREHIRKQFTALSETDFDEQFRIVRPNGEIRWVHARGTRVTDGGITRIVGTGQDVTERKEQERALERALDLLERTERVADVGGWEINTKSMDVFWTDHTFDLLEVTADEEPPLEEALDMYHDEDQPNVEAAVETALDSGEPFDVEVRIRTGSDDVRWLRLQGVPETDDGDVVSLRGAAQDITKRKQREQQLEESETRFRMLAENLKEMVWISDPETRDILYINPAYEEIWARDRESLYDDPTTFLETVHSDDRERVEQSYAAVPDERFDEEYRIVQPDGAVRWLSVRADPVRSEGRERVIGIAEDVTERKERERALEESERRYRTLVENFPNGAVGLYNQNLKYTAVGGQLLDTTGVKPEDRIGSTVYDLYPDELVEEIEPYFHAALDGETNSFETEFYDRHLYAHTLPVRNADDEVFAGMLVVQDVTERREYQRQLEASNERLEQFAYAASHDLQEPLRMVSSYIQLIDQRYGDAFDEDGREFIEFAVDGADRMREMIEALLQYSRVDTRGDPFEPVDLEEVFADVSHDLQVKIQETDADITAEDLPQVYGDASQLNQVFQNLLDNSIEYSGDEPPRVHISAERDGNQWIISVSDEGIGIDPVDADKVFEVFQSLHGHEDSGTGIGLALVERIVERHDGDIWVDSTLGEGATFSFTLPAVSKTDE